A stretch of Castanea sativa cultivar Marrone di Chiusa Pesio chromosome 2, ASM4071231v1 DNA encodes these proteins:
- the LOC142625194 gene encoding uncharacterized protein LOC142625194, which produces MRGGNVAESSRGYVGKRIWTALWTLRIPNKIKVFGWKACNDILPTKLNLTKRRIIDDVVCPICMRFPESAIHVLWECDVAQDVWAGSLKILQEGVSGMTNVLQLMEYLLDRVESQELEVVDYLEEYQTAIDQMGAEPEMQTNQDTWQPPLHSIFKLNFDAALFSSLNRSGLGAVIRNEKGEVMATMAAKGPEVFCSEKTELLACRKAIEFAVDAGFSKLVIEGDNNFAMKAILALKDDQSMFRNVIGDIQHLIRNLNWVSIECTMRGRNRVAHVLAQFARNIIDDMY; this is translated from the exons ATGAGAGGAGGAAACGTGGCCGAGAGCTCAAGGGGCTATGTTGGGAAGAGAATTTGGACTGCACTTTGGACGCTTCGAAtaccaaataaaattaaagtgtTTGGGTGGAAAGCTTGCAATGATATTTTGCCAACAAAGTTGAATCTGACAAAGAGAAGAATTATTGATGATGTTGTGTGTCCAATATGTATGAGGTTCCCGGAGTCAGCTATCCATGTTCTATGGGAATGTGATGTAGCTCAAGATGTTTGGGCTGGAAGCTTGAAAATTCTGCAGGAAGGAGTTTCGGGTATGACTAATGTGCTTCAATTAATGGAGTACTTGCTGGATCGAGTAGAGTCACAAGAATTGGAGGTAGT GGATTATCTAGAGGAGTATCAGACTGCAATAGATCAAATGGGAGCTGAACCAGAGATGCAAACTAATCAAGATACTTGGCAACCTCCTCTACATTCGATCTTCAAGCTTAACTTTGATGCAGCATTGTTTTCGAGCCTAAACAGATCAGGACTTGGAGCAGTCATACGAAATGAAAAAGGAGAGGTTATGGCAACCATGGCAGCCAAGGGACCTGAGGTTTTCTGTAGTGAGAAGACCGAATTACTTGCATGTAGAAAGGCCATCGAGTTCGCAGTGGATGCTGGCTTCTCTAAGTTAGTCATTGAAGGGGATAATAACTTTGCAATGAAAGCTATTTTAGCTCTAAAGGATGATCAGTCAATGTTTAGGAATGTGATAGGTGATATTCAGCATTTGATTAGAAATTTGAATTGGGTTAGTATTGAGTGTACTATGAGAGGGAGAAATAGGGTGGCTCATGTGTTAGCTCAATTTGCAAGAAATATTATTGATGACATGTATTAG
- the LOC142623438 gene encoding uncharacterized protein LOC142623438, with protein MISLLHKPILGFGTKNIQQFSSSISKHFAQMARSALDEMSDSGAFIRTASTFRNFISRDPSSQFPAEVGRYHLFISYACPWASRCLAYLKIKGLDKAISFTSVKPKWERTKETDEHMGWVFSALGTKEPGAEPDPLNGAKSIRELYELASTNYAGKYTVPVLWDKKLKTIVNNESSEIIRMFNTEFNDIAENAALDLYPPNLQAQIDETNEWIYNGINNGVYKCGFAKMQGPYEEALKQLYEALDKCEEILGRHRYICGNTLSEADIRLFVTLIRFDEVYVVHFKCNKKLLREYPNLFNYTKDIFQIPGMSSTVNMQHIKQHYYGSHPSINPFGIIPVGPDIDYSSPHDRERFST; from the exons ATGATCTCTCTTCTCCACAAACCCATCTTAGGATTTGGCACAAAGAACATCCAGCAATTCTCTTCTTCCATTTCCAAG cACTTTGCTCAAATGGCCCGATCTGCATTGGATGAGATGTCAGATTCTGGTGCTTTCATCAGAACTGCTTCAACATTCCGGAACTTTATTTCACGAGATCCAAGCTCCCAATTTCCAGCAGAAGTTGGAAGGTATCATCTGTTTATATCATATGCTTGCCCTTGGGCTTCCAGGTGCCTTGCATACTTGAAGATTAAAGGGCTTGACAAAGCCATCAGTTTTACG TCTGTTAAACCCAAGTGGGAAAGAACAAAGGAAACTGATGAGCATATGGGATGGGTCTTTTCTGCTCTGGGTACCAAGGAACCAGGAGCTGAACCTGACCCTTTGAATGGAGCAAAAAGTATCAGAGAACTATATGAGCTTGCCAGTACAAACTATGCTGGAAAGTACACAGTTCCT GTTCTATGGGATAAGAAACTCaaaacaattgttaataatGAGAGTTCAGAGATTATCCGCATGTTCAACACCGAATTCAATGATATAGCAGAGAATGCAGCTTTAGACCTCTATCCTCCTAACTTGCAAGCCCAAATTGATGAGACTAATGAATGGATATACAATGGGATAAATAACGGTGTCTATAAATGTGGGTTTGCAAAGATGCAAGGACCTTATGAAGAG GCTCTGAAACAGTTGTATGAAGCATTGGACAAATGTGAAGAGATACTTGGCAGGCACCGATACATATGTGGGAATACACTGTCTGAAGCAGATATTCGGTTGTTCGTCACTCTCATAAGATTTGATGAG GTTTATGTTGTCCACTTCAAGTGCAACAAGAAACTGCTACGTGAGTACCCAAATCTGTTTAATTACACGAAAGATATTTTTCAAATACCTGGAATGAGTAGTACAGTCAACATGCAACACATAAAGCAGCATTACTATGGGAGCCATCCTTCTATAAATCCATTTGGGATCATTCCTGTTGGTCCAGATATTGATTACTCATCTCCTCACGACAGAGAGAGGTTTTCGACATAG
- the LOC142625193 gene encoding uncharacterized protein LOC142625193 translates to MKGELEAGDLRMQGYLNKARRLQSSFEFFTLQQILRSRNTHVDSLATLATSSGEVLPRVILVEDLHKPTEDKKEKVQVHQVMVSPSWLDPLVLFLKEGTLPDKKGEGDRVRRKAPHFQMSEEKKLYRRSFSGPYLLCVHLEVVELLLEELHEGICGSHTGGRSLSHRVLTQGY, encoded by the coding sequence ATGAAGGGAGAGTTGGAAGCTGGAGATTTGAGAATGCAAGGATATTTGAATAAAGCTAGGCGCTTGCAGtcaagttttgagtttttcactTTGCAACAAATCTTGAGGAGCAGAAATACTCATGTCGATTCCCTGGCTACTTTGGCAACCTCTTCTGGAGAAGTTTTACCTCGAGTTATACTCGTTGAAGATTTGCATAAGCCTACCGAGGATAAGAAGGAAAAGGTCCAGGTTCACCAGGTCATGGTCAGTCCTAGCTGGTTGGATCCTTTGGTCCTGTTTCTCAAGGAAGGTACTTTGCCTGATAAGAAGGGAGAAGGTGATAGAGTACGGAGGAAAGCTCCTCATTTTCAaatgtccgaggagaaaaagttGTATAGACGTTCCTTTTCTGGACCATACTTGCTCTGTGTCCATCTTGAAGTAGTGGAGCTACTTCTGGAGGAGttgcatgaggggatttgtggaagtcatacagggGGCAGGTCACTATCCCATAGGGTCCTCACCCAAGGGTATTGA